In Brassica napus cultivar Da-Ae chromosome A3, Da-Ae, whole genome shotgun sequence, the sequence tacgtggtatttacgacgaatctgtcctacgtggtatttacgacgaatctgtcctacgtggtatttacgacgaatctgtcctacgtggtatttacgaggaattcgtCGTAAGTTCGACGTTAacatacgaggaattaacgagtattccatttaaatccctaaaacccgaaaccccaaaccccaaaccccatattccttatcttctacttcatatattccaaaccctatctttattttcattccaaaccacaattacTTATTTTCATTCACTCAGAGagtcttacgtggaattagcgtgccccgctttctttattttttttttaatttcgtcgtaaactcctcgtggccttacgacaaccttacgacgattttggcttacgaggaattaacgagtattacgtataaatccctaaaatccgaaaccccaaaccccatcttccttatcttctacttcatatattccaaaccccaaacccatctacccttgaacctcaatctattctttcacCTCAAAccctatttataaaatattccaaaccccaaaccacaagtccatattcataattaaaataaactttcacattaccttattcataaatcaaactcccacattatcttattcataaaacaaactacataaaatcaaatacatcaatcggatacatcaacattctcgtcatcactagaaacatcattattttcattaaactcgtttttaacagcttcgtctgtggcatcgtcggtaagatcttcgtactcgtgattatgcggatcaatgagaaggatgtcatcaatttcttgttcaggttcctcgacttcatttatctgttcttcttgcaatggtggttcttctccactgataattcgtcctcgaggtgtaactttgatcacagctaaccaatttatacccgaatctctcattcgagggtatggaaggaagctaacttggtctgcttgtgaagctaagatgaaaggctcgaatttgttgtaccttcgtccaccgttgacatcaactacaccgaatttgttagaccgaacacctctgtgaCGACGgaatcgaaccattcacattggaagaggacgcatttcaacttcaatatccctggaaattcgacttcaataatctccgtcaagatcccgtagaaatctatttcccctttcacacatattccatagttactggtcgtccgctgtctaccatactcatatgtgtgaaaagtatagcctcgtgtgaaattacgacgaaaattaattggatggccaaaaaaaacgtgagctacctaccaagttggtggattcaaaatttcctcgttaagtacacgtaaagtatttcgtcgtaaagaactCGCGAagtttacgtggtatttacaaggaaatagtgtttcctcgtaaaagccacgtcaatttacatcgtctttacgacgaaattgttttgtcgttaccttacgacgaaataacgatgcttctctttttccacgtactttcctcgtaaaatcaaCGTACTTTTacgaggattatttttcctcgttaattatcCTCGTTAAacttacgttttcttgtagtgtctttCTTAATTTCGCACTTATTCACTATCAGCGAGTTAGGTGTCACTTGGTGGTGTTTAAAAAGGGCCATATAAATAAATGTTTCATAGCTTAAGAGTAAGTGAAACCCTAATACGCGACTTTGAATAAAATCATTCTAGACACAATTAGAACATATTTACACATTAAAACATACGAATATCCTAGTGACCCGCTTTGACATACTTGATACTTCTATGATAGTCTATTGGTACTTACGAAACACTAAGTTTTATTGGTATATTAGCTGAAGTAAATTAACAAGTATTAGCaacaatgaaaataatatttttttaaatctctaaGTAACACAAATGATCAGCGCGGTTGGTGAGAGTTCATATGGACACCGGATAATACGCAAGTTTTATTGAATTTATTCAGTGACTCGAAAGCACTTCCAGTGGCCAAAACATTATCCGTTctattttaattaacaaaaagataGGTTATGGTTTCACTTTGCGTAGTTATTTGTAAGGTTGATGTGGACTTTGGGTTAGCTAATGATGGCTAAACAATATAGGATCCCTACTTTGCTACTactataattttaatttctcgTAGTTTCTTATATTAGTGGAGTATCTTTGCAGTGTCGGATAGTGGGATTGAAAAGTTTTAATTTGGAAAGAAATCGAAATTACAATATAATACAAGCAGTTgcttttaagttttttaatgGTCTAAAGAATCATAATACGTTGTTAGCAAGTAGGAGGAACAATACAAATGGCTCTTTTATAAATGATAGTAATATCAATCAATAATGAGTTGAAGATTTTGGTTTGCGATGTGGGTTACATAAAAGAGCTTTTGGACTATGCATGAGTTGTTATTGGACCTTAGTTTTGGGTTTGCAGGTTTATTGGGCTATACTTGGCTTGTAATGAGGGTATGTACATTGCACGCTTGGCTTTGAGCATAAATAGCTTCGTGCTACCAAACTTCTTGATAAACATTGCACCAAAGCGACTAACTATACAAGTCATATCATCAAAGTGGTCGGTCACATGGAGCAAGAAACGGCTGCGTCAAAGTGGGAGGGAAAACAAGCCGTCCAAGTCAACGGGGTCACGGTGGAGCAAGCCTGGTCAGTCGTTTCAGACTTCTGCAATGTTCACGAGTGGTTCCCAACTGTTGACACGTGTCACAGAGTGGAAGGAACCGATGGTCAGGTGGGTTTGGTCCGATACTGCGCCTCCAACAAAATCAAAGACGAGGAAATCAAATGGGCTAAAGAGCGTTTGGTCGAGATCGATCCAGTCGGGCGGTGTTTGAGCTACGAGGTCCTTGAAAATAACGTGGGGTTCGGATCTTACGTGGCGACGGTCAAAGTGGTGCCAATGGACGGTGGAGATGAATCGGATGGAAAAATCTGTCGAATCGAGTGGTCGTTTGTGTCCGATCCTGTTGATGGTTGGACGAAGGAAAACCTTGAATCCTACGTGGGTTTTTGTCTTCAACATATGGCGGACAAAATGGAAATGAATCTGTAAAACCTTTTCTATGCTTTTCTTGATAAAAATATGTCAAAATCTCATTGTGAAATAAAGATACATTCGATTTGGTGCTTTTTCTATCATGTATCATCTATGATTGTatgaactttatttttttcctgGATTTGTTGTATTCTCTGGATTACTCTGATTAGTACTTAATCTAAGAATTAATATATTGGGGCCCTAATATATTCGTCAAAACTTTTTATGTTGATAGCCTGATCGATTACATATTAGTTTGATTTTTACGTTCATTACATCTGGTTTTTCAAACAATGAAAGATACTACttacaaaaaaacaatgaaagacATTTCCGAAATATATTCTAAAAGAATGTTAGCCACACAAaactattctctctctctctctatatatatatatatatatccttttctaTCTTAAATAAAGATTTCTTACCttctttttatgtattttactaTTGacaaatcaatactattaaagcagTAACAACTATTACTTATTAATATAAGTGTGgtccaactattttaatataattattaaaatcttttattaatcatttaagataaatattatacaaaaaaatatatatatgactaaaaatacaaatataaaaattaaattttaataaaaatataaaacaaaaaatataagggcgggtaaattttttaaagaaagaaaagattcgCTAATGGAGAATGGTTTTCCTTTCTTCACGTAGAGGATGGTTTGAAGTAGATATTACAAAcaatttagaaacaaaaaaaaatccatgcaAAAAAGGAATATTGCACGTAACATTTCATAACCTAATTAACAGGCTAACACAAAAAGAAGTGttggaaaaacaagaaaataaaataaaaccttTCAAACTTGGAGATGATAGTACATAGTCATAATTTCCGACTACATAACTAAATAGTAAATACAAATTAAGTAAGAGttaagagtatatatatatatatatctgaagAAAACGTATCTCTGTGTTTTGATAATtaacgtaatttttttaataaaaaatcagaTAAAAACCAGTTGAGGAACATGAAGCAGATACAATGAGGATCTTCGTCGTCGTTGAACCCTTTCCATGCAACAGCAATTTCGTACGTTACTGCTCTCCCCATGCTTCCCCTCCGTCAATATAATTCACATAAACCCCTGaaagattatttttaataatttgatttaaggCCGCAcacttatgatttttttttttaatatgatttaaaaaataaaatcatagttATGGTTTTATTGCACCGTTACATTCAACTTTTTGTTAAAACATAATGTTTTTGTAGGAAAATTTTAATCTGAGGGTACCTGTTGCATTATCTGAGGGAAGTCGGAGACTCGGAGGATAAGGTCTTCTCCCGTTGTTGACAAAGATTTTCTCGAGAGTGATATCTTGAAAGTACCACCAACGTACaattacaacaacaacaaaaaaaaagtaccaCCAACGTAGTCTCCAGCATGTCTAAACCAGCCTGGTTACAAATGTTAATTTCGGCGGTAAGTACTGCAATGAACAAACCGGCCACTTTCCTCGTTAGAAAAGTTGTAACTTCCGaaactaatttttcttttttgtcaacaaacttCCGAAACTATATATGCTAATATGCGCAAGTATCGTTGATGTTTAAAATATCGCTAGGCTCAAATCGTATATTCGTAGATATTCAAATTATTTGTAGACACAACATAATAGTATTACTTTAGAGATGGGCTTCTGTTTTTGTTTACAGTGGGCCTCAGCTTAAAAATAACAACAGAAGTAGTCGGaagtagaatttttttttttgcatgtagTTGCTTTATCCATTACAGAAGCATAGTATATTGCTagtctgttaaaaaaaaaactacattgcATAAGGGCAACATTATTGGTTCTACTTAATTTTGTCCTTAGAAtaaaatagtattattttttagttaggGACAAATGCATAAGGACTTTCTTAATTTTGTTGATTATTGGTAGGACCAAAAAAGTCCTtagcatattttatattatttattttaatgtgtgattagatataaaaaatacattttaaataaaacataaaagagaagtttaacattaaaaaaaaaaaaattacaacaaacattttattaaattcaaaaaacataaaaattacatGTTATTTGGAAGATGCCCAAATTTAGtccaaatattttcaatcaaatcattttttaaattatgatggGCTTGTCTATTGCGAACGTTTGTTCGACGATCCATTGTATTACCGAGTGGCGAAGGCATATTGACGGAAAAGCTTTCCTCTTCACTTTCTTCATATCCAGGAACCACATATTGTGTCCTTTCTGCCCGTTCATCCTCGACAATCATATCCAGAAAGTGCCTGATTTTTGGTTATTCCCTACAATTGAGTCCTTAGAGGTATTTAACCAGGCACTGATCAGCATCTCGTCCTCGGCTGGGGTCCATTTGTGTCTCCTTCCACGCTCTACGGGTGGATGTGCGGGTGGAGTTGGAGCCTCACCCTATTGAGAACTGAATTGAGGGATCTGTGAAGATCCAGAAGGAAAACTCTCAAAAGGAGAGTTTCCAGCATTAACACTATCGTGTTGACTGTAAAGAAGGCCTGTATAACCAGCAGACTGGCTATACGGATTCCTTGGATCCATAGAAAAAAGAAGATAGCAGTGAAAAGAGAATAGAAAAAGGAATGAGACAGAGTTATACCAGAGAAAAGAGAATAGAAAAAGGAATGAGACAGAGTTATAccagagaaaagagaaagaaaatgatGGACATAGAATCGATATTGTGAAAGGAGGATTAAATAGtagaaaatggtaattaaaactACCATAATGAGCTAACTACAAAAGTACATCTCAGTAACTTCACATTACACAACCATAATTACCTAAGTACAATTGCATTAACTACCAAAGAAACTAGCCTTGCAAAGAAACTACACGCTTTGGTCACAATGAAAACGGTCTCAACACTATTGGTTAAGTGTGGCCTTGCAAACTAACTATATCCTTTAACTAGTATACAATCTAAAAGCTTTGGTCGCAAACAAAACAGAGAAAGAAAACGCAACCATAATTATCTAAGTATACTACCATAATGAGCTAGCTACAAAAGTACATCTCAGTAACTTCACATTACACAACCATAATTACCTAAGTACAATTGCATTAACTACCAAAGAAACTAGCCTTGCAAAGAAACTACACGCTTTGGTCACAATGAAAACGGTCTCAACACTACCAAGAAAGTGTGGCCTTGCAAACTAACTATATCCTTTAACTAGTATACAATCTAAAAGCTTTGGTCACAAACAAAACAGAGAAAGAAAACGCAACCTAAAAGCTTTGGTCGCAAACTACATTACATTCGAGCTGAAGAGAAAGAAGTTTACCTTAAACTGTGGAGGAAATGGTTGTTTCTCTTTGATCTCCTTGCTAATACAATCCTGGTGATCGAACCTCACCTCACCTAATAACCTCGCAAACATGTAAACAGAAATCTCAGTTTCATGAGATAAACAACAATTAATCAAACATCTCAGTTTAATCGATAACAGAACACATACACTTTCACACATAAATGATACGAATTCCCTAAATCTATTGCAAAGCAAGCAAATCACGGTTTAAATACATGCAAACCTCATCTAAAGTAGATCGCAAACATAAACCAAATACATGCAAATCATATGGAAGAGGAACACATACCCTTTCACCTTCGAATCGCAGAGAGATGCCTCGGGAGGAGATCCGTAAAGAGGAGACGATTTGGGAGGAGATTCGTCGAGAGGAGACGACAAGGGAGGAGATCTGTCGACGGAAACTACTTGGGAGGAGATTCGTCGACGGGATAACGGTCACGAAGGAGATGCGCTGTTGTCGGCAAAATCGCCCTTTCGATCGCCGGCAgagagaacaagagagagacgagAAATGTCGAACAAGACAGAAACGAGAACAAGAGAGAAAAACGTTCAACCATTCCCTTGCCGACACGTAGCACCtaaggacaaaaaaaaatatgttaactaAGGACGAAACGGACGCGTCCCTGCGTTTTTTCtgcaattttgatttaaataaaatcttttAATCCCTAAGGACTTATACTAACGACCCCGATAATGTTGCCCTAAAAGGCTGCAAAAGATTCTTCTGGTTCTTCTGATGACAAGTCTAGTTAATACGTGTCTGGTTTGAAAAGTATTATTGAGCAATAACGTTCACCGCAaagcagaaaacacatatttgTTAAGCTGTGAAATAGATCACATATGTGACTATGTGAGTGATTATATGGACATACTTGATATTTGCAGACGTATATTACATGTGACTATGTGAGTAAGTTTACTACAACATTAGACTTACTAAAATGACAAAGTTGTGATGTTGATATCATGTTCATGTACCACTAAGTTTTGAGATCTTTAGAAGCTTATTCTAGATAAAGATCCACTCCTAAGGTCACGGTGGAGACTAGCTATAAGGAGTGGTTGTACATGGACCACAGGCCACTTCAATTGATGATGAATCAAAAATTTCCAGGATTCACTTCTGGTTTTGTGTGGTTTAAGAGATCCCACTCCAGTATGTATGAGTCTCTTTTTAAgctgctgacaaaaaaaaaaaaaaagatcacacTCCATCTCATGTGTAGAACATAACTCACATGGGCTTTGTTAGTTTGCTGATTTTACAACACCAAAAACAAACATAGTTTTTTTCACGATCGGTCAAGGggctttgttttctttttgttcagtAATACTAATAcaataaaaactctataaattaatactctataaataaataatcattataaattaataaaattttctggTTCTGAGTTGGATcggttcaaaatatgacacaaaatcgataagataataagataataatattttttaaaatactatgtAAATATGGTCCcgttgaaattataaaataataattttgtatatatacaattaaaataagtacaaacaaataattttaaaatataattatctctatatttttcttaatatttcattatattttgcgtatatttagtaaaattatatctaaaccacatttaaattttataaaacatactttatatatatcaaataatacAGTAAAAATAACTTGAAAAtcgaatttcaaaaatttagttagtgtatatatagtaaaaccaattattttgttttctttataaaaaatatattctaaaataaaaaaaattagaattttttttttgtagattaataactctataaaataataaaatattatactcgcaacattattaatttatagagttttttactgtagttaatgttttaattatgaattaatatatgtttattgGTATTCACCTCCCCTTGTGTTTAAGGAAATGTCCCTGGAGATATAaagttaattataattattgtgATTTGAAtagtacaaaaagaaaaagagagaaaggaagAGTATAACTCAATAGTCAAAGTTCCTCTGTTTTAGCTGTCTTCTGTCTCGTTCTAATCTCACATGAACCATACCTTTCTCTAACATCACTCTCCCTTTTACACAACCTCCCAAAAATAGACCTCTCCTTCTCTTCCTCTCCGTTACATTCTTCGCTCACCACCAAAAAGCCTCTCtcactttctttccttttctctttcaTTTACTTACAGTAATAACCTTCTCTGTTTTCCCCCAATGGAACAACAACAACTACTGACTCCCGACCTCCTCCTTGTCGCCGGTAACTCCGACTCTTTCGTCGTCGACGACCTTCTTGATTTTTCTAACGACAACGGCCAACCTGACGACGGGTTTGAACCATTTCCTGACTCTTCCACCGTCTCCGCCGGTAATCTCGCCGTTAGCTCCAACTCCTCGTCGCTTTACACCGACGGCAGTGCGTTTTCCGACGACCTCTGTGTTCCGGTACTTTTTccataacatttttatttctaattcaCGCCAAAAGGGCTCACctttacccttttttttttacttttacttttgGAACACCACCTTTAGTCCTTTACcatgtttttatgttaatttcatgatttttttttttgtaaataggTCACTCTAATTCATTATCTTTCATAATATGttgatataaaatatgaaaattttgagtTTGTGTTCATAATTATACACAATAATTAGGACTTCTGAATTaataacacttttttttttggtaatcatgttaaatatttttaataacactttttttctctctttgatTAACACTTCACTTAACAGTGTGAAGATTTAGCTGAACTAGAATGGCTATCCAACTTCGTGGAAGAATCATTCTCAAAAGAAGACCAAGACAAGCTCCAGTTACTATCCGGCAGCTTACAGAAACCCCAAACCACCGGGCTAACCCAAACCCACCAACCTGAACCAGACCTGGATCAAATCTTTATTCTCACTGACACCGATGACTCCAACGTCTCCGTTCCCGCCAAAGCGAGAAGCAAGAGGTCACGCTCTGCAGCCTCCACGTGGGCTTCCCGTCTTTTAGCCATCGCCGGCTCCCACGAACCCTGTCCTAAGAAAAAACATCACAAACTTAAAGAACACGACAGCTCCGGAGAATATGAAGTCGACGGCGGAGAAGCCGGAGTAGAGAGACGGTGTCTGCACTGCGCGACGGATAAGACGCCGCAGTGGCGGACGGGACCGATGGGACCAAAGACGCTGTGCAACGCGTGCGGCGTACGTTACAAATCAGGGCGGCTCGTGCCGGAGTACAGACCGGCTTCGAGCCCGACGTTCGTGATGGCGAGGCACTCGAACTCGCACCGGAAAGTGATGGAGCTCCGGCGACAGAAGGAGGTGAGAGATGAGCATTTGCTGAGTCAGCTTCGGTGTGAGAATCTCTTGATGGATATTAGATCCAATGGTGACGATTTCTTAATCCGTAATGATAATAACCACGTGGCTCCTGACTTTAGACACTTAATCTGATCGTGTATTTCCACGTGGATAAATTCAGAAGAATAAGTTCTTTTTAGGTTTTCCCGCTTTATTTCTTGCTTTCTTAACATGTTAGTTGGTTTTATTTCCTGCAGAATACTActgatattttaataaatttttatattctgTTCAAAATATAAAGCTCTATAAAAggtaaaaaatttacaaaataattatagacAGGGTAAAAAACGAGTtaagaaatctttttttttataagaagaGTTAAGAAATCATCTCAAGTTCTGAACTATGATTTAAGTATCAACTTGTTTccactttatatatttttaaaataaagaaatagtcatgaaaataattgaaacaatcaatcaatgtccAAAATGGATAAGTCCAAATAGTTGTTACTCCTCTTCTCTTCCGTTGTTACTTTGTATAAAAGTATACACATGTGTATTTCTTTTGTAGTCTGTAGATATCATCATATTGGTTACAAAGAAGATCTATACAATTCaatctaaaattatattcagaATAAACTTTGAGGTTCCATGTTACATAACATGATGGTTCTTTAGTGAACGAAAAATACCAAACAAATATTTCTAAACCGGATCCATTATATGTGAAAGTGAGACATGTAAGAAACTCAAATCTGTATTTGCTCACTATGATGGTGAGATTATTGtctattttgtatataaatttaatgAAACAGTAACATTGTTCACCCAAAACACCGAGATCCAAGGTGGATACTCACTCATTTCGACAGGTGGGCTattataatttatcaaaattaattattattcgCCGAATTTTAACTTCTTTCACGTTTTAAATTCTGACAATATTCGAGGAAATATGCTGCTTTAATTTTAATCTGAaatatatttagtaaaataaaggGACAAACACAAATTTGCGCAGCACAAAAGTAGTATGCAAGTATTAATTGCCTTAAAATAAAGGAATATGGAACATAGATCGACGTGCTCGTCACATGCTTTGTCATGCAAACCTAACCAGCAAGTGGGAGCAATTTGGTGTACATAATGTATAGACATCTCTTAGCCGACGTTAAAATATTGtatcttgatatatatatatatatatatataggcaaAGGTCCACGGACTGTACGTGGAATAAAGAGTAATGTCTAAACATGTGTTAGCCAACGCTAAATATTGTATCTTGATAGattatagatatattatttgttgctcaaaaaaaaagaagaagatagatatattatttgtttgctGTTGAATGTAACACAGACAAATCTGATGTTGAACAAACTACAAGAAGCATCAATTGCAACTGCAAGGGTAAGACCAGGTTTCATACAATATGATTTGTCTGCTCAGGATGTGTGGGTTCTGTGAGACTTGCTCTAGCAGCCAAtcttttttttcgttttctttgaaAGAAGTGTTAATTGTATTCATCTCAAATACATTTGTACAATGAATGCATCTTACTTTAAAAGTTTCATAATCACTAACACATTGAACATGAAGGAATACCGGTTAGAAACGGTTAACTACCCGAACCTGATTTTGTGAGCGTACCGGTTTACTAATATTCAGAGAGTCCGTTTCGAAAACGTCACACTACTTGcaaattttgtttcaatttcaGTATACAGAGAGTTTCAATTTTAGCTATGACGACCAGAGCTTTGCTTGCGGCTATATCTGGTTGTCCTCGCAGGAACATAATCAACTCATCAACTTTTTCTCCAAGTCTTCATTTCCAAAGACAAGAGAGTATAATAATAGCTCGAAGTTTCTCGTCTGACACGAACTCCTCCCTGCCGGACATATCTCGTCTTGCTGAGACAGCTCGAATCTCTCTCACTCCGGCCGAGGTCTACCCTTCACTTAATCGTTTTGCGTTTTCTCTAATCTACTTCTTTGTCGGAATTTGACTTCTCCCTCTTCTTTCCCAGATTGAGGAATGTGAACCTAAGATCCGTCAAGTCATCGAC encodes:
- the LOC106423409 gene encoding glutamyl-tRNA(Gln) amidotransferase subunit C, chloroplastic/mitochondrial, with protein sequence MTTRALLAAISGCPRRNIINSSTFSPSLHFQRQESIIIARSFSSDTNSSLPDISRLAETARISLTPAEIEECEPKIRQVIDWFGQLQQVDVNSVEPAIRAEMEGGSLREDAPQTFENRDNIRASIPSFDETYLKVPKVLNKE
- the LOC106423341 gene encoding lachrymatory-factor synthase, which encodes MEQETAASKWEGKQAVQVNGVTVEQAWSVVSDFCNVHEWFPTVDTCHRVEGTDGQVGLVRYCASNKIKDEEIKWAKERLVEIDPVGRCLSYEVLENNVGFGSYVATVKVVPMDGGDESDGKICRIEWSFVSDPVDGWTKENLESYVGFCLQHMADKMEMNL
- the LOC106423344 gene encoding GATA transcription factor 9, producing the protein MEQQQLLTPDLLLVAGNSDSFVVDDLLDFSNDNGQPDDGFEPFPDSSTVSAGNLAVSSNSSSLYTDGSAFSDDLCVPCEDLAELEWLSNFVEESFSKEDQDKLQLLSGSLQKPQTTGLTQTHQPEPDLDQIFILTDTDDSNVSVPAKARSKRSRSAASTWASRLLAIAGSHEPCPKKKHHKLKEHDSSGEYEVDGGEAGVERRCLHCATDKTPQWRTGPMGPKTLCNACGVRYKSGRLVPEYRPASSPTFVMARHSNSHRKVMELRRQKEVRDEHLLSQLRCENLLMDIRSNGDDFLIRNDNNHVAPDFRHLI